In a single window of the Ancylobacter polymorphus genome:
- a CDS encoding YdcF family protein, translated as MLSPSDPARAPLPGRSGRSRRWPWLWIIAAVPLAALLALLAGFVVFVAGIEGREAQAGRAADGIVVLTGGSERIAEATNLLLEGRGKRLLITGVHPDTTLSEIVRTVPATREALECCVELGRSALNTQGNAIEAGEWAKAQHFRSLLVVTSAWHMPRALVELRRTTPGITLVPYPVVPRRAEENSRPTLAGLRLLAVEYVKFLAASLGVRAWPAVTSQMRETGRLPAP; from the coding sequence ATGCTCTCCCCTTCCGATCCCGCCCGCGCGCCCCTGCCGGGCCGCTCCGGCCGCTCCCGCCGCTGGCCGTGGCTGTGGATCATTGCCGCCGTGCCGCTGGCGGCGCTCCTCGCCCTGCTCGCCGGCTTCGTCGTCTTCGTCGCCGGGATCGAGGGCCGCGAGGCGCAGGCGGGGCGCGCGGCGGACGGCATCGTGGTGCTGACCGGCGGGTCCGAGCGCATCGCGGAAGCCACCAATCTCCTGCTGGAAGGGCGGGGCAAGCGCCTGCTCATCACCGGCGTGCATCCCGACACCACGCTCAGTGAGATCGTGCGCACCGTGCCGGCGACGCGCGAGGCGCTGGAATGCTGCGTCGAGCTCGGCCGCTCGGCGCTGAACACGCAGGGCAACGCCATCGAGGCCGGCGAATGGGCCAAGGCGCAGCATTTCCGCTCGCTGCTCGTCGTCACCTCGGCCTGGCACATGCCGCGCGCGCTGGTGGAACTGCGCCGCACCACGCCCGGCATCACGCTGGTGCCCTATCCCGTCGTGCCCCGCCGCGCGGAGGAGAACAGCAGGCCGACCCTGGCCGGTCTGCGGTTGCTGGCGGTGGAATATGTCAAGTTCCTCGCCGCCTCGCTCGGGGTGCGCGCCTGGCCGGCGGTGACATCGCAAATGCGTGAAACGGGGCGGTTACCAGCCCCTTAA
- a CDS encoding gamma-glutamylcyclotransferase yields MPAAGHALHAFAPGEPLWVFGYGSLMWNPGFAYEERVPGKLIGAHRSFCVKSVHWRGTPEKPGLVLGLDRGGACVGIAFRVAAEQAEATLAYLREREQVTNIYREAVRRVWLKDGSARAVPAVVFLVDRGHAQYAGQITAEERLHLIRQGHGVGGPNADYVTATARHLAELGIRDEEINWLVARL; encoded by the coding sequence ATGCCCGCCGCCGGCCACGCCCTCCATGCCTTCGCGCCCGGCGAACCGCTCTGGGTGTTCGGCTATGGCTCGCTGATGTGGAATCCGGGCTTCGCCTATGAGGAGCGCGTGCCCGGCAAGCTCATCGGCGCGCATCGGTCCTTCTGCGTGAAATCGGTGCATTGGCGGGGAACGCCGGAAAAGCCCGGCCTGGTGCTCGGCCTCGACCGCGGCGGCGCCTGCGTCGGCATCGCCTTCCGCGTCGCGGCGGAACAGGCGGAGGCGACGCTCGCCTATCTGCGCGAGCGCGAGCAGGTCACCAACATTTATCGTGAAGCCGTGAGGCGGGTGTGGCTGAAGGATGGGAGCGCCCGCGCCGTGCCGGCGGTGGTGTTCTTGGTCGATCGCGGCCACGCGCAATATGCCGGGCAGATCACGGCCGAGGAGCGGCTCCATCTCATCCGCCAGGGGCACGGCGTGGGCGGGCCGAATGCGGATTACGTCACCGCCACCGCCCGGCATCTGGCCGAACTCGGCATTCGCGACGAGGAGATCAACTGGCTTGTCGCCCGGCTCTAG
- a CDS encoding DUF2125 domain-containing protein: MTSSDARPAPAAPRRRWLIALPFAALVLLGIGWSFVWQWGAGRADAEIDAWIAREAAEGRNWACASREFGGFPFRFELICNAPTVTFTGPEPWTARMTRAHAVAQVWNPQHIIAEFEGPSVLTQGTSGREITANWSLLQVSGVGRDGRAERVSISANDYSLAEGGTTVFSARHAELHVRHHPGEAAGTLDIALGFTGASGMALSATPRTAGVAAAQAAAQAAKSVDGEMQASVTQVPPFRSMPAAERLALWQQAGGRVQLQLARITGGGGALSASGELGLDAQHRPDGRVDLAVVKAQPLFAAMAAAGLLPDFLANLAPAMMMAGMPTTVDGQKASSFPFVFRNGQVMLGVLPLGKIGPLY, translated from the coding sequence ATGACCTCATCCGATGCCCGCCCCGCTCCGGCCGCTCCCCGCCGCCGGTGGCTGATCGCGCTGCCCTTCGCCGCGCTCGTGCTGCTGGGCATTGGCTGGTCCTTCGTCTGGCAATGGGGTGCCGGCCGGGCGGACGCGGAAATCGACGCCTGGATCGCCCGCGAGGCGGCGGAAGGGCGGAACTGGGCCTGCGCCAGCCGCGAATTCGGCGGCTTTCCCTTCCGCTTCGAGCTGATCTGCAACGCGCCGACCGTCACCTTCACCGGTCCCGAGCCGTGGACCGCGCGCATGACCCGCGCCCATGCGGTGGCGCAGGTATGGAACCCCCAGCACATCATCGCCGAGTTCGAGGGGCCCTCCGTGCTGACACAGGGCACGAGCGGGCGCGAGATCACCGCCAACTGGTCGCTGTTGCAGGTGAGCGGCGTGGGTCGTGATGGCCGCGCCGAGCGTGTCTCGATCTCGGCCAATGATTATTCCCTCGCCGAGGGCGGAACGACGGTGTTCTCCGCCCGCCATGCCGAGCTGCATGTGCGCCACCATCCCGGCGAGGCGGCCGGCACGCTCGACATCGCGCTCGGCTTCACCGGCGCCAGCGGCATGGCGCTGAGCGCCACGCCCCGCACCGCCGGCGTCGCCGCCGCCCAGGCGGCGGCGCAGGCCGCGAAGTCGGTCGATGGCGAGATGCAGGCGAGCGTGACGCAGGTCCCGCCCTTCCGTTCCATGCCCGCCGCCGAGCGCCTAGCGCTGTGGCAGCAGGCCGGCGGGCGGGTGCAATTGCAACTCGCCCGCATCACCGGGGGCGGCGGGGCGCTCAGCGCCTCCGGCGAGCTCGGCCTCGATGCGCAGCATCGCCCGGACGGGCGAGTCGACCTCGCCGTGGTGAAGGCGCAGCCCCTGTTCGCGGCGATGGCGGCGGCGGGGCTGCTACCGGATTTCCTCGCCAACCTCGCGCCGGCCATGATGATGGCGGGCATGCCGACCACGGTGGATGGGCAGAAGGCGAGTTCCTTCCCCTTCGTGTTCCGCAACGGGCAGGTGATGCTCGGCGTGCTGCCGCTGGGCAAGATCGGCCCGCTGTACTGA
- a CDS encoding cell division protein FtsX produces MTEQRPTASGRLAAVAGRLRAPAAPEAERATRPGPGPSTAKSAAQRPIVPSTTVTTRALIAVIAIMTFLAGITIGAVSAVSNVAAEWTADIAREATIEIKPGDGLDLDAALAKAVEIAKATPGIAEAKALDPAATARLLEPWLGAGLDLANLPVPRLITVTLAASADAQTLPALREALTRQVPSASLDDHRLWAERLAATTRTAMTIGLAVLALVATATVLCVTVATRAAVEAARFVVEVLHFVGARDTFIVSEFQRHFLTVGLKGAAVGGGAAVALFFLGSTVPSWLRVDQQVDTFVGAMTIDARGYGGIVGVAVLVALVTTLTSRLTVYRTLRGIS; encoded by the coding sequence ATGACTGAGCAACGACCCACGGCATCCGGACGGCTGGCGGCGGTGGCGGGGCGCCTGCGGGCACCGGCCGCGCCCGAGGCCGAGCGGGCGACGCGGCCCGGCCCCGGCCCCTCCACGGCGAAATCGGCGGCGCAGCGCCCCATCGTGCCCAGCACGACGGTGACGACGCGGGCGCTGATCGCGGTCATCGCCATCATGACCTTTCTCGCTGGCATCACCATCGGCGCGGTCTCGGCGGTGAGCAATGTCGCGGCCGAATGGACCGCCGACATCGCCCGCGAGGCGACGATCGAGATCAAGCCGGGCGACGGGCTCGATCTCGACGCCGCGCTGGCCAAGGCGGTGGAAATCGCCAAGGCGACGCCGGGTATCGCCGAGGCGAAGGCGCTCGACCCCGCCGCCACCGCCCGTCTGCTGGAGCCCTGGCTGGGCGCCGGGCTCGATCTCGCCAATCTGCCGGTGCCGCGGCTCATTACGGTGACGCTGGCCGCCTCGGCGGATGCGCAGACCCTGCCCGCCTTGCGCGAGGCGCTGACGCGGCAGGTACCTTCCGCCAGTCTCGACGACCACCGGCTCTGGGCCGAGCGGCTCGCCGCCACCACGCGCACCGCGATGACGATCGGCCTCGCCGTGCTGGCGCTGGTCGCCACCGCCACCGTGCTGTGCGTGACGGTGGCCACCCGCGCGGCGGTGGAGGCGGCTCGCTTCGTGGTGGAAGTGCTGCATTTCGTCGGGGCGCGCGACACCTTCATCGTGTCGGAGTTCCAGCGCCACTTCCTCACCGTCGGTCTCAAGGGCGCGGCGGTGGGCGGCGGCGCGGCGGTGGCGCTGTTCTTCCTCGGCTCCACCGTGCCGTCCTGGCTGCGCGTCGACCAGCAGGTCGACACCTTTGTCGGCGCGATGACCATCGACGCGCGCGGCTATGGCGGCATTGTCGGGGTGGCGGTGCTGGTAGCGCTGGTGACGACGCTGACCTCGCGGCTGACCGTCTACCGCACGCTGCGTGGCATCAGCTAG
- the ftsE gene encoding cell division ATP-binding protein FtsE: protein MVRFENVGLRYGMGPEVLRDVTFGIPPHSFQFLTGPSGAGKTTLLRLLFLSLRPTRGLITIFGRDAAKLAPDETAALRQRIGIVFQDFRLLDHLSTYENVALPLRVQGREEASYRAEVTELLHWVGLGERMHVLPPVLSGGEKQRAAIARALISRPEILLADEPTGNVDPSLARRLLRLFLELHKSGTSVLIATHDIGLMDQFDARRLVINQGRLTVYD from the coding sequence TTGGTTCGCTTCGAAAATGTCGGCCTGCGCTACGGCATGGGCCCGGAGGTTCTGCGGGATGTCACCTTCGGCATTCCCCCGCATTCCTTCCAGTTTCTCACCGGGCCTTCCGGCGCCGGCAAGACGACGCTGTTGCGCCTGCTGTTCCTCTCGCTGCGGCCGACGCGGGGGCTGATCACCATTTTCGGGCGCGATGCCGCAAAGCTGGCGCCGGACGAGACGGCGGCGCTGCGCCAGCGCATCGGCATCGTGTTCCAGGATTTCCGCCTGCTCGACCACCTCAGCACCTATGAGAATGTGGCGCTGCCGCTGCGCGTGCAGGGGCGCGAGGAGGCGAGCTATCGTGCGGAAGTGACCGAGCTGCTGCACTGGGTCGGGTTGGGCGAGCGCATGCATGTGCTGCCCCCGGTGCTCTCGGGCGGTGAAAAGCAGCGCGCCGCCATCGCCCGCGCGCTGATCAGCCGGCCGGAAATCCTGCTGGCGGACGAGCCGACGGGCAATGTCGATCCCAGCCTGGCGCGCCGTCTGCTGCGCCTGTTCCTCGAACTGCACAAGAGCGGCACCTCGGTTCTGATCGCGACCCATGACATCGGGTTGATGGACCAGTTCGACGCGCGCCGCCTCGTCATCAATCAGGGGCGGCTGACCGTCTATGACTGA